In Synergistaceae bacterium DZ-S4, a single window of DNA contains:
- a CDS encoding uracil-DNA glycosylase, which translates to MEHPKRIPNLSPEGEDKARKALWEKARETALSCRACPLSAARTNVVFGEGNERSRLMFIGEGPGADEDAQGLPFVGRAGQLLTQILTAGGIDRKDVYITNIVKCRPPENRVPTPEETIVCDQHLQTQIMLIDPALIILLGNTPTRWILKTNEGITKIRGMWFNWRGIAVMPMFHPSYLLRNASSKEGSPKHLTWIDIQEVKRAWDIVRETGSISHIKFG; encoded by the coding sequence ATGGAACATCCGAAAAGGATCCCGAACCTCTCGCCCGAAGGAGAGGATAAAGCGCGGAAAGCCCTCTGGGAAAAGGCCAGGGAAACGGCGCTGTCATGCAGGGCCTGCCCCCTGTCTGCTGCCAGGACGAACGTCGTCTTCGGCGAAGGAAACGAACGGAGCAGGCTCATGTTCATCGGAGAAGGCCCGGGAGCGGATGAAGATGCTCAGGGGCTTCCCTTCGTCGGAAGGGCCGGACAGCTTTTGACCCAGATCCTCACTGCCGGAGGGATAGACAGAAAGGATGTCTACATCACCAACATAGTGAAGTGCAGGCCGCCCGAAAACAGGGTGCCCACCCCCGAGGAGACGATAGTCTGCGATCAGCATCTGCAGACACAGATCATGCTTATAGACCCCGCCCTTATAATCCTGCTTGGGAATACCCCTACAAGGTGGATACTCAAGACGAACGAGGGCATAACCAAAATCAGGGGCATGTGGTTCAACTGGAGGGGCATCGCAGTTATGCCCATGTTCCACCCAAGTTACCTTCTGAGGAACGCATCTTCCAAAGAGGGGAGCCCAAAACACCTCACGTGGATCGACATACAGGAAGTTAAAAGAGCTTGGGATATCGTCAGGGAGACAGGCAGCATAAGCCACATCAAATTCGGGTAG
- a CDS encoding 1-deoxy-D-xylulose-5-phosphate reductoisomerase, with protein sequence MSNLPKIRVAVIGATGSVGGAVLDICGRFPERFEIVALAAKSNEAKLTELASVHKARTLCLTEPHAAAFKADGYNCLTGIDALSLIASDPDIDHVVFASSGVTAIKALQTALREDKDVSLANKESIVVAGPWVMPLIKRKDQLRPVDSEHSAVWQCLREDKKTEIKKIWLTASGGPFRNHTREMLEKVTPEETLSHPVWKMGPKITVDSATLMNKGIECIEAMQLFGLPAEKVSALIHPRSQVHGVVLFFDGTMKMLLSPPDMRLPAAAALAWPERLDLVGSGLSAIEPEMFDLTFREIDGSIFPCFGIACKAGEMGGAYPSLLVGADEAAVRAFLEGIIPFNAIPKIIEETLSGSKSSSPASLDEAVSLVSEGEKTAWRLCKNWRNVN encoded by the coding sequence GTGAGTAATTTACCAAAGATCAGAGTCGCTGTCATAGGTGCGACGGGGAGCGTAGGCGGGGCAGTTTTAGATATTTGCGGACGTTTCCCGGAGCGATTTGAGATAGTAGCTTTAGCTGCAAAAAGCAATGAAGCAAAGCTGACAGAACTTGCTTCGGTCCACAAGGCCAGGACTCTTTGCCTCACTGAACCGCATGCGGCCGCCTTCAAAGCTGACGGATACAATTGCCTCACCGGCATTGACGCGCTTTCCCTTATTGCATCGGATCCCGACATAGACCACGTCGTATTCGCATCATCCGGAGTGACTGCGATAAAGGCCCTTCAGACCGCTCTCAGAGAGGACAAGGATGTTTCGCTGGCAAACAAGGAGAGCATCGTCGTCGCAGGTCCGTGGGTAATGCCGCTTATTAAGCGGAAAGACCAGCTGAGACCTGTGGACAGCGAACACAGCGCTGTCTGGCAGTGCCTCAGGGAAGACAAGAAGACTGAAATAAAAAAGATATGGCTTACCGCATCCGGAGGCCCTTTCAGGAACCACACCAGAGAGATGCTTGAAAAAGTAACGCCTGAGGAGACTCTTTCACACCCTGTCTGGAAAATGGGCCCGAAAATCACGGTCGACAGTGCTACGCTTATGAACAAAGGCATCGAGTGCATCGAAGCCATGCAGCTTTTCGGCCTTCCTGCAGAAAAGGTCAGCGCGCTCATACATCCCAGATCACAGGTACACGGCGTGGTCCTCTTCTTTGACGGAACGATGAAAATGCTCCTTTCCCCGCCCGACATGCGCCTCCCGGCAGCCGCCGCTTTGGCATGGCCGGAGAGGCTTGACCTTGTCGGTTCTGGGCTAAGCGCCATTGAACCTGAAATGTTTGATCTCACCTTTAGGGAAATTGACGGTTCCATTTTCCCATGTTTTGGTATAGCCTGCAAAGCAGGGGAAATGGGCGGAGCATATCCCTCTCTCCTTGTTGGAGCTGACGAAGCAGCGGTCAGGGCATTCCTTGAGGGGATCATCCCGTTTAATGCTATACCGAAAATCATAGAAGAAACACTCTCCGGATCCAAGTCAAGTTCTCCCGCATCGCTCGATGAGGCTGTCAGCTTGGTCAGCGAAGGAGAAAAAACGGCGTGGAGGCTCTGTAAAAACTGGAGGAATGTAAATTGA
- a CDS encoding RIP metalloprotease — protein sequence MISLLSFLIVISICVISHEGGHYISARWRGVLIHEFSFGMGPSLWSRQKGETLWSLRAFPIGGFVKLEGEDSSEEDPKPEGYDPARSLSSKKPWERLLVLASGATVNLILAWLLTAALLAGHGIMDLDRPLVGKVMEGTPAFSAGIQPGDVIKSINGKELNKWSDIRETIQDKDVTDDLFQITLQRGGGMIGVDVDIPADPAHGGRLLGVQPGRITYPIHTALRKSLGYSWDMGVEILKGLWMVLTRKVQSDVVGPVGIAVMAGDALKQGIWSFIAFLGVINLHLGLLNLLPFPALDGGRIIFILAEMATGKKVPEKWEALIHYGGFMILISLIILVTGKDIIRLFFR from the coding sequence TTGATAAGTCTTCTTTCTTTTCTGATCGTTATTTCCATCTGCGTCATATCCCACGAGGGTGGGCATTACATTTCTGCCCGTTGGAGGGGCGTGCTTATACATGAATTTTCTTTCGGCATGGGACCATCGCTCTGGAGCAGGCAAAAGGGCGAAACACTGTGGTCACTGAGGGCTTTTCCAATAGGCGGATTCGTCAAGCTTGAGGGGGAGGACTCTTCGGAAGAAGATCCAAAGCCTGAAGGTTACGACCCTGCCCGCTCACTCTCATCAAAAAAACCATGGGAGAGACTCCTGGTGCTCGCCTCCGGTGCGACCGTAAACCTTATACTGGCATGGCTTCTCACTGCCGCCCTTCTTGCCGGACACGGGATAATGGATCTTGACAGGCCTCTAGTAGGGAAAGTAATGGAAGGCACACCAGCCTTTTCTGCCGGGATACAGCCAGGGGACGTTATAAAATCTATAAACGGCAAAGAGCTGAACAAATGGTCTGATATCAGGGAAACTATACAGGACAAGGATGTGACCGACGACCTTTTCCAAATAACGCTCCAGAGGGGCGGCGGAATGATCGGCGTTGATGTCGACATCCCCGCCGATCCGGCTCATGGAGGCCGTCTTCTTGGTGTCCAGCCTGGAAGAATAACATATCCCATACATACCGCGCTCCGAAAAAGCCTTGGGTATTCCTGGGACATGGGCGTAGAGATACTCAAAGGCCTCTGGATGGTGCTTACAAGAAAAGTTCAGTCTGATGTTGTCGGTCCCGTAGGCATAGCAGTGATGGCCGGTGATGCCCTCAAGCAGGGGATATGGTCCTTTATCGCATTCCTGGGAGTGATAAACCTGCACCTGGGGCTGCTGAACCTTCTGCCTTTCCCTGCCCTCGACGGGGGGAGGATAATTTTCATACTTGCAGAGATGGCAACAGGAAAGAAAGTCCCGGAAAAATGGGAGGCGCTGATCCACTATGGCGGGTTCATGATCCTCATCTCCCTCATCATACTGGTCACCGGAAAAGACATCATCAGGCTCTTTTTCAGGTAG
- the uppS gene encoding polyprenyl diphosphate synthase: protein MEDKRLEHVGIIMDGNRRWARSRGLPAILGHREGVKAVERTLTAAKELGIPCVSLYAFSTENWKRPKAEVLGLMGLLKYYMKLKLEELNRENARVRFAGNLSALSEDIREILSDAEEKTRNNDSMQLVVCLNYGGRQEILDAVSRMIEEGVSQPVTEEVFRKYLYLPDIPDPDLLIRTSGELRMSNFWLWQGSYSEYYFTDKFWPDFGRQDLEMAVADFYRRERRYGKS from the coding sequence ATGGAAGATAAAAGACTGGAGCACGTAGGGATAATAATGGACGGAAACCGCCGCTGGGCAAGATCCCGGGGACTTCCCGCGATACTTGGACACAGGGAGGGGGTAAAGGCCGTCGAGAGAACTCTCACAGCAGCGAAAGAGCTTGGAATACCCTGCGTATCCCTTTACGCCTTTTCAACTGAGAACTGGAAGAGGCCAAAAGCTGAAGTGCTGGGCCTTATGGGACTGCTCAAATACTACATGAAACTTAAGCTTGAAGAGCTCAACAGGGAAAATGCAAGGGTCAGGTTCGCGGGCAACCTCTCTGCCCTTTCTGAGGATATCAGGGAAATACTTTCGGATGCAGAAGAAAAGACGAGGAACAACGATTCGATGCAGCTGGTAGTATGCCTGAATTACGGCGGAAGACAGGAGATACTGGACGCCGTCAGCCGGATGATCGAAGAGGGGGTCTCGCAGCCCGTCACCGAAGAGGTCTTCCGCAAATATCTCTACCTGCCGGACATCCCGGACCCGGACCTCCTGATAAGGACCAGCGGAGAACTGAGGATGAGCAATTTCTGGCTTTGGCAGGGAAGCTACAGCGAATATTATTTTACTGATAAATTTTGGCCCGACTTCGGCAGACAGGATCTTGAAATGGCTGTAGCCGACTTCTACAGGAGGGAAAGAAGATATGGCAAATCATAA
- a CDS encoding phosphatidate cytidylyltransferase codes for MANHNNFLSSIPDLPLRAFSSIFIVLIILGGIIKGGHFWNSVVFIVAMLSLWEFYRLLSTKHDISPWLIMLSGAFILIGASSDMSLTAILCSISAIVFVALFLEVVRRQVSGESFALENMGATIVGIAYVILPWSFMIIIRSRELGSLFLMTLFFCTWSCDVAAYIVGSRLGRNLLCERISPKKTWEGFFGGAAASLVCGGFLALIFSFPPLPLLLMGLLCGIAGQLGDLGESVLKREAKVKDTGSLIPGHGGLLDRFDSILVNGTLAFVIFELIG; via the coding sequence ATGGCAAATCATAATAATTTTCTGTCATCGATACCAGATCTGCCACTGAGAGCTTTCAGCAGCATCTTCATAGTACTTATAATACTGGGCGGGATAATAAAGGGCGGACATTTCTGGAACTCGGTGGTCTTTATAGTTGCCATGCTCTCGCTCTGGGAATTCTACAGGCTTCTTTCCACAAAGCATGACATTTCGCCCTGGCTGATAATGCTCTCGGGAGCCTTCATACTGATCGGAGCCTCTTCAGACATGAGCCTTACAGCTATACTATGCTCGATCTCTGCAATAGTCTTCGTTGCGCTTTTTCTTGAGGTGGTGCGGCGTCAGGTCAGCGGAGAGAGCTTTGCCCTTGAAAATATGGGAGCTACGATAGTCGGCATCGCATATGTAATCCTCCCCTGGTCCTTCATGATAATCATCCGATCCAGGGAGCTGGGATCGCTCTTTTTGATGACCCTCTTCTTTTGTACCTGGAGCTGCGACGTGGCGGCCTATATCGTAGGGAGCCGTCTCGGAAGAAATCTGCTCTGTGAGAGGATCAGCCCAAAAAAGACCTGGGAAGGGTTCTTCGGCGGAGCTGCCGCAAGCCTGGTATGCGGAGGATTTCTGGCCCTCATATTCTCATTCCCGCCCCTTCCCCTTCTTCTGATGGGACTCCTTTGCGGGATCGCGGGGCAGCTGGGCGATCTGGGAGAATCCGTTTTGAAGAGGGAAGCGAAGGTCAAAGACACAGGATCATTGATCCCCGGACACGGCGGACTTTTGGACAGGTTCGACAGTATCCTTGTCAACGGGACCCTGGCTTTCGTAATATTTGAACTGATAGGCTGA
- the ispG gene encoding (E)-4-hydroxy-3-methylbut-2-enyl-diphosphate synthase: MGSRESVEIKGLSIGGNSPVRVESMIKTPLSDTDGCADECAALASEGCELIRVSLPELGLAPNMKALNERSPVPLMADIHFNHRLAIAALGSGCASIRINPGNMSDKKGIEDVIRLAHEMSAVIRIGANGGSISGAQLEHAKGDRAAALAYAVEEQVRILLDNSFENIIISAKSSSVTETVRANSILSQKFPFPLHIGITEAGSGTSGIVKGAAGISLMLAQGIGDTIRVSLTGPSIDEVRVGYSILRALEIRQKGCSIISCPTCGRRRMDVVRLVEEVTSLLPEDIKDGTTIAVMGCEVNGPREAAGADLGIAGTPDGFVLFRKGVPVCNDTAENLKKRLIEEIGRL; the protein is encoded by the coding sequence ATGGGAAGCAGGGAAAGTGTTGAGATCAAAGGACTTTCAATAGGCGGCAATTCACCCGTGCGCGTCGAGAGCATGATCAAGACACCGCTTTCCGACACAGACGGCTGTGCTGATGAGTGCGCGGCGCTGGCGAGTGAAGGATGCGAGCTTATAAGGGTATCGCTGCCCGAGCTCGGCCTTGCACCAAACATGAAGGCCCTGAATGAAAGATCGCCTGTGCCGCTGATGGCTGATATCCATTTCAACCACAGGCTCGCCATAGCCGCCCTCGGATCAGGCTGCGCCTCCATCCGGATAAATCCGGGAAACATGAGCGACAAAAAGGGAATTGAAGATGTTATCCGCCTGGCACATGAGATGAGTGCCGTGATCAGGATAGGAGCAAACGGAGGATCCATCAGCGGGGCACAGCTGGAACACGCCAAAGGCGACAGGGCTGCTGCCCTCGCTTACGCAGTAGAAGAACAGGTCAGGATACTTCTCGATAACTCTTTTGAAAATATTATCATCTCCGCAAAATCAAGCTCGGTAACGGAAACAGTGCGGGCAAACTCCATCCTTTCACAGAAATTTCCCTTCCCGCTGCATATCGGCATTACAGAGGCCGGAAGCGGAACTTCGGGAATAGTAAAAGGTGCGGCCGGGATATCCCTGATGCTTGCTCAGGGGATCGGTGACACCATCAGGGTAAGTCTGACAGGTCCCTCTATAGATGAGGTCAGGGTGGGCTACAGCATACTCCGCGCGCTCGAGATCAGGCAGAAAGGCTGCAGCATCATCAGCTGTCCTACCTGCGGACGCAGAAGGATGGACGTCGTGCGGCTTGTCGAGGAAGTCACCTCACTTCTGCCCGAAGACATAAAGGACGGAACTACGATAGCTGTCATGGGGTGCGAGGTCAACGGCCCCAGAGAGGCTGCGGGAGCCGATCTCGGCATAGCGGGGACTCCCGATGGATTCGTACTTTTCAGAAAAGGAGTGCCGGTCTGCAATGATACTGCCGAAAACCTTAAGAAACGCCTTATCGAAGAGATCGGACGCCTCTGA